In one Babylonia areolata isolate BAREFJ2019XMU chromosome 14, ASM4173473v1, whole genome shotgun sequence genomic region, the following are encoded:
- the LOC143289759 gene encoding LOW QUALITY PROTEIN: breast cancer anti-estrogen resistance protein 3 homolog (The sequence of the model RefSeq protein was modified relative to this genomic sequence to represent the inferred CDS: deleted 1 base in 1 codon) produces MAYAGYMERLVLERGYRKKRGMPGRHIAIGTWLQALDLLTYESLFSAYGGVEDLLYATEGEIRDLGLKNGAHRAKIVSSLRILREKYERGKAPGTPSYGMGSPQPPFCPMSPTSPTPSSTDLSAMFAPSERLEQDLQRELNSDPSELKAHVWYHGTISRQRAEALVSGSSGDFVVRDSISKPGDFVLTCGWQGQVLHFIVNAVVGACPPGSLPSLTFQFEDEAFCSVQELVHFYLTRHKPVTLASGAVLRNPVARVLPLSYYDSKYGSVGSGGGDSGGHYTSSPPSSSSTPAAAHSPTPRPGLYRRGARWAGSQPVLSLDERGKMSGSRSSPSLERFGSLPVINVIPPGGPAGRSSSPRPQHARTSLPLDSRHRAGSEPALNNDVNVNARPQSLSDDLTPTGSESDLSQLPPSGPDPVQKPLSRSESKVVRFPTSQSTSFTSLPQADSTSHTPPFPKSVPSTPEGLWENGIPHSPSAPCCHSTPPPPSASVSDPSRPPLPSHSAPSTPVKPDNGPSRLPPSSSSRPPSLSSTRSESSLSRPPPPKPSRVPSFKYKHRPKVQIRNRHLYEEDDGRDYTDVHQLSEPPSWAVGPHQQHDPASSLPPFPVVSKSQSFRDDRTKKVNGRSGNLHRGYQTLPHKPKAYRPSEQHVFSHSVNLDPAGDRTRLENSSSQFPGNVYHEENGFRNRPFTLPEAAPASGIQVDSFRSNIFPSADNRLLDSGVLLQTKSLLLSFTPRDLARHMTKADLEVWKVTGEDDFGLGVTSGIELCTLPQGQQLREDVIERSECQRLWVMTSLLTCTTVMERARMLSQWIQAAGELHVSMGNLFAFASVMEAVTSPQVQRLKDTWLILRQHHTPSAFLFDTSLKPLFRTLRHHGSPSSSSPTTPPPRGRPLTLPYLTPVVRMLQEGLHDAPDHSSHFHQLLHSWQPSDLQQSLDVVLNHLHNARCAAAWWQTSALASSARDVLAEVQNTCHMNHAERKRVEEQENVKIVSEEQENVKIVSEEQENVKNVSGEEENVKNVSGEQENIKNVSGEQENVSGEQENVKNVLGGTQVVEEKRKADERPRGENMQELRNNQNISNVREKIKRFNGNHDGSEENNRLNAFKKNPAPETRKIKELHGDRQNCSEELSVQDLKENEKNISEKQEADNPKTLEGDPDIKSLQDVGENGSEVPSKEAAGEEKQQEGSLELEELFRTEFHLRLMWGSQGTGAARAQRVSKFQQLLSVLSERLEPAGNNGTEV; encoded by the exons ATTGGTGTTGGAGAGAGGGTACCGGAAGAAGAGAGGCATGCCGGGACGTCACATCGCCATCGGTACTTGGCTGCAGGCCCTGGATCTGTTGACTTATGAGTCTCTCTTCTCTGCTTACGgcggtgtggag GATCTGCTGTATGCGACAGAAGGGGAGATTCGCGACCTGGGGCTGAAGAATGGAGCGCACAGAGCTAAGATTGTGTCCAGTCTGCGGATACTCCGAGAGAAATATGAAAGAG GGAAAGCTCCTGGCACGCCCAGCTATGGAATGGGGTCTCCACAACCACCTTTCtgccc GATGTCGCCAACCTCCCCAACACCATCGTCCACAGACCTGTCAGCCATGTTCGCCCCTTCAGAGAGGCTGGAGCAGGACCTGCAGAGAGAGCTGAACTCGGACCCCTCGGAGCTGAAGGCCCACGTCTGGTACCACGGCACCATCTCGCGGCAGCGTGCGGAGGCCCTGGTGTCGGGGTCCTCGGGGGACTTCGTGGTCCGCGACTCCATCTCCAAGCCCGGGGACTTCGTGCTGACGTGTGGCTGGCAGGGGCAGGTGCTGCACTTCATCGTCAACGCCGTGGTAGGGGCCTGCCCACCCGGCAGCCTGCCCTCCCTCACCTTCCAGTTCGAGGACGAGGCGTTCTGCAGCGTGCAGGAGCTGGTCCACTTCTACCTGACCCGCCACAAACCCGTCACCCTCGCCTCGGGCGCCGTGCTCAGGAACCCAGTGGCCAGGGTGCTGCCGCTCAGCTACTACGACTCCAAGTACGGGTCtgtggggagtggcgggggggacAGCGGCGGGCACTACACCTCTAgccccccctcctcgtcctccacccCCGCGGCAGCGCACAGT CCCACCCCCAGACCGGGCCTGTACCGCCGGGGGGCCCGGTGGGCGGGGAGCCAGCCCGTGCTGTCCCTGGACGAGAGGGGGAAGATGAGTGGCAGTCGCAGCTCCCCTTCCTTGGAACGGTTCGGCAGTCTGCCCGTCATCAACGTCATCCCACCAGGAGGGCCTGCAGGGCGTTCTTCTTCACCGCGACCCCAGCACGCCAGGACCTCCCTGCCCTTGGACAGCCGCCACAGAGCGGGCAGTGAACCTGCGCTGAACAACGATGTCAACGTCAACGCGCGGCCCCAGTCCCTCTCTGACGATCTCACCCCCACGGGATCAGAAAGCGATCTGTCACAGCTCCCGCCCTCCGGCCCCGATCCTGTGCAGAAGCCGCTGTCACGGTCAGAGAGCAAGGTGGTTCGTTTCCCGACCTCCCAGTCCACCTCTTTCACGTCCCTGCCCCAGGCGGACAGTACCTCCCACACCCCGCCCTTTCCCAAGTCGGTGCCATCGACACCTGAAGGACTCTGGGAAAACGGCATCCCTCACTCACCCTCCGCCCCCTGCtgtcactccactccaccaccaccctccgcttCTGTCAGCGATCCCTCAaggccccctctcccctcccattcCGCACCTTCCACACCCGTCAAACCAGACAACGGTCCGTCTCgattgcccccctcctcctcctcacgtccaccctctctctcttccactagaTCGGAGAGCAGTCTCTCTCGGCCGCCTCCCCCTAAGCCAAGCCGTGTGCCTTCCTTCAAGTACAAGCACCGGCCCAAAGTGCAGATCCGCAACCGGCACTTGTACGAAGAGGATGACGGCCGGGATTACACTGACGTCCACCAGCTGTCAGAGCCCCCCAGCTGGGCAGTGGGTCCTCATCAGCAACATGACCCTGCCTCTTCCCTTCCCCCGTTCCCCGTTGTGTCCAAAAGCCAGTCTTTCCGAGACGACAGAACCAAGAAGGTGAACGGCCGGTCGGGAAACCTCCACAGAGGTTACCAGACCTTGCCCCATAAGCCCAAAGCGTACAGACCATCTGAACAGCATGTGTTTTCACACAGTGTCAACTTGGATCCTGCGGGAGACAGGACGCGTTTGGAAAACAGCAGTTCACAATTCCCTGGCAACGTATATCACGAGGAGAACGGCTTCCGGAACAGACCATTCACGCTGCCCGAGGCTGCACCGGCCTCTGGAATCCAGGTGGACAGTTTCCGGTCCAACATCTTCCCGTCAGCCGACAACAGGCTCCTGGACTCCGGGGTTCTCCTGcagaccaagtccctgctgctgTCCTTCACCCCCCGTGACCTGGCCCGTCACATGACCAAGGCTGACCTTGAGGTGTGGAAGGTCACGGGAGAGGACGACTTTGGCTTGGGGGTCACCTCAGGGATAGAGTTGTGCACTCTGCCACAAGGACAGCAGCTACGGGAAGATGTTATTGAAAG GTCGGAATGCCAGCGCCTGTGGGTAATGACGTCATTGCTGACGTGTACGACCGTGATGGAGAGAGCCCGGATGTTGAGCCAGTGGATTCAGGCGGCGGGGGAACTCCACGTCAGCATGGGCAACCTTTTCGCTTTCGCTTCCGTCATGGAGGCTGTGACGTCACCGCAG GTGCAGCGGCTGAAGGACACCTGGCTGATCCTGCGCCAGCACCACACGCCCTCCGCCTTCCTCTTCGACACCAGCCTCAAGCCTCTCTTCCGGACCCTTCGCCACCACGgcagcccctcctcctcctcccccaccacccctcctccccgcggccgccccctcaccctcccctaccTCACCCCCGTCGTGCGCATGCTGCAGGAGGGCCTGCACGACGCTCCGGACCACTCCTCTCACTTCCACCAGCTGCTGCACTCCTGGCAGCCCTCGGACCTTCAGCAGAGCCTGGACGTGGTGCTCAACCACCTCCACAACGCTCGCTGCGCCGCCGCCTGGTGGCAGACCTCGGCCCTCGCCTCGTCGGCAAGGGACGTCCTCGCGGAggtgcagaatacctgtcacatgAATCACGCGGAGCGAAAACGGGTCGAGGAGCAGGAGAACGTCAAGATCGTTTCTGAAGAGCAGGAGAACGTCAAGATCGTTTCTGAAGAGCAGGAGAACGTCAAGAACGTTTCAGGAGAGGAGGAGAACGTCAAGAACGTTTCAGGAGAGCAGGAGAACATCAAGAACGTTTCAGGAGAGCAGGAGAACGTTTCAGGAGAGCAGGAGAACGTCAAGAACGTTTTGGGAGGCACTCAAGTGGTGGAGGAGAAAAGGAAGGCAGATGAGCGGCCCCGCGGGGAGAACATGCAAGAGCTACGGAACAATCAAAACATCTCCAACGTGCGGGAGAAGATCAAGAGGTTCAACGGGAACCACGACGGATCAGAGGAGAACAACAGGCTCAACGCGTTCAAAAAGAACCCTGCCCCAGAAACGCGGAAGATCAAAGAACTCCACGGTGACCGACAGAACTGCTCTGAAGAGCTGAGCGTGCAGGACCTCaaggagaacgagaagaacatTTCGGAAAAGCAGGAGGCCGACAATCCTAAGACTCTGGAGGGAGACCCAGACATCAAGAGCCTGCAGGATGTCGGCGAGAACGGCTCCGAGGTGCCGAGCAAGGAGGCAGCAGGAGAGGAGAAGCAGCAGGAGGGCAGCCTGGAACTGGAAGAGCTGTTCCGGACAGAGTTCCACCTGCGGTTGATGTGGGGGTCACAGGGGACTGGGGCCGCACGGGCCCAGCGCGTGAGCAAGTTCCAGCAGCTGTTGAGCGTGCTGTCCGAGAGGCTGGAACCTGCTGGGAATAACGGGACGGAGGTGTAG